A region of the Microcoleus sp. bin38.metabat.b11b12b14.051 genome:
GAAAAAGCTGTTAGAGAGGCAGTTTGCCAAAAGTGCAATGGCAAGGGGTACTATATCTAAACGATTTTTGTTAATTGAGTACAGTGTGAGATAAGTCCACTCTTATCTCACTCTATGCCGGAAAAGGTATAAAACAGTTGTTATTATCAAATATTTTTGGTTTAACAACGTAATGTCTATTATTCCACAGGAGTTGACTATGAAATTTTCCGCTGACCGTACAGAGAAGAAAGGGCCTTTGGGAGGAGCTTACTACGAAACATATATCAAAATAACTTTGACACCTGAAGAGGAAAACATTGCCCGCAAACAAGGCATTATGAGAACGATAATTTTCGGAGGTAGAAGTTCTGATGATCCTGAAACAATAGAGGCTTTTCGTCTTTGTGGCATGGTAAACATAACAATGGAAGATTTAATCCAGGGAATTACTGTTAAAGTTGGTAGCGGTCAAGAACTGGGAAGGCTTGCAGGGTTTGAAGATTTGATAAAACAGCGTTGTAAAAACCTCAAGTCTAACATTACAGCAGATCAGTTTTTTGGGTCGGGAGGGTCGAAAGACGAAGAGGAGTTATAGGCTCGGATTGTGCAGTAATTTGTCCTGAGTTTTGTTTATAAATGGAGAGATAAAAAGATCGCCATTTTTCCCAATCCCAACAAAAGTGCGATCGCACTTTTATCAACACCTTGATGAAAGTGCGATCGCTCTATTTTGCATAATTTGCACTGACTCAGTATTAATTTCGGTTAAATTAGTCAGTTTTATATCATTTGTGCGATCGATCGCACCACCCACCCTATCCCTAACCTCGCGTTGGTCTAAAATCTCCTCAGCCGCCAAAAAGGCCATATGTGCGATCGACTTTCACGACAAAACTGCGGCAATCCAGAACGATACAAACTCTTTGGCTTCTGTATGGCACAATCAACATAAAAAGGATGGAGAGGTTTCAGGGTGAAGATTCCAGAAGATGTGATCATCCCAGACGACAAGATAACCGGCTACTTACTTGTGCAAAAAGCCAGAAATGATAAGTCAAAATTTTTGGCACGGGCTGGATTTACCTCAGCAAACCCAGAAGCACTCAGAGCCGCCATCCAGTCAGTTGTGGGAGTAGGTGAGGCTGTTGAAGACAGGAACAACGAGTATGGAGTCTTTTATCAAGTTATAGGAGAACTCGTTGGTACAAATGGCATAAACCTATTTGTTGTTACAATTTGGCTACAGCGACGGATTGATGGAAAATTTCAGTTTGTGACCCTCAAACCTCTTAAGGAGAATTAACATGACCCTAGAGCTATATCAAGAAGTTGCTTTAACCCGTGACTTACCAGAATATCAACTCAAAGCAGGAGATATTGCAACATTAGTTGATTTTGTTTCTCATCCTAGTGGTGGTGAAGAGGGCTGTCTGTTGGAAGTATTTAATGCTATTGGTGAGTCTCTGACAGTGATTGCCGTCCCAATCTCTACTATAGAAATTCTCCGCCCTGATGAAATCTTAACAGTTCGTTCTTTGGCAAAA
Encoded here:
- a CDS encoding DUF6883 domain-containing protein, yielding MKIPEDVIIPDDKITGYLLVQKARNDKSKFLARAGFTSANPEALRAAIQSVVGVGEAVEDRNNEYGVFYQVIGELVGTNGINLFVVTIWLQRRIDGKFQFVTLKPLKEN
- a CDS encoding DUF4926 domain-containing protein, with the protein product MTLELYQEVALTRDLPEYQLKAGDIATLVDFVSHPSGGEEGCLLEVFNAIGESLTVIAVPISTIEILRPDEILTVRSLAKAG